The genomic segment GGGGCGGCCTTGCTGCCCCCGCCGCCTACGTCCTGGCCTCGCTCTGCGGCATCGCCGCATCGCTCGGGCTGGGGATCATCATCTATCTTTTCGGGTTCCGCTATTTCCAGCGCGACCTTGTCGGCTCGTTCATCCTGTCGATCGGCCTCGTGCTGCTGCTCGACGGCGTGCTTTTGCACGTGTTCGGCGGGGCCGTGCGCGGCGTGCCGGAAATCTTCCCCGGCTCCGTCAATATCGCGGGCGCCCAGATCACTGTTCAGCGGCTGTTCCTCTGCGGCGTCGCCTTCCTGATGGCCGGCATTCTCTATTGGACGCTCGGCCACACCAAGCTCGGCCGGGCCCTGCGGGCTGTGGCCTATGACCACGAGGCGGCCATGATGATGGGCGTGCCCTATGCGCGCATCGCCTTCTTCGGCTTCCTGATCGCCTCGCTTCTGGCCGCCATCGCCGGCGCCCTCATCGCGCCCGTGTCCATCGTCTCTCCGGTGATCGGCACTGATTACCTGATCAAG from the Roseovarius indicus genome contains:
- a CDS encoding branched-chain amino acid ABC transporter permease produces the protein MQTFIQLSATTLQIGAVYVLFSLGLTLIFGVMRIVNFVHGHIFAVAALVVAYLLPILVGGGLAAPAAYVLASLCGIAASLGLGIIIYLFGFRYFQRDLVGSFILSIGLVLLLDGVLLHVFGGAVRGVPEIFPGSVNIAGAQITVQRLFLCGVAFLMAGILYWTLGHTKLGRALRAVAYDHEAAMMMGVPYARIAFFGFLIASLLAAIAGALIAPVSIVSPVIGTDYLIKGFIAVIIGGLGSVPGAILGSLFVALVETLGGYYFDSSYATIAIFALVIVVLLFRPKGVMGRA